A region of the candidate division WOR-3 bacterium genome:
TGCGATTGGCTTATTTGCTGTTTTAACCTATCAAGTATTAGTTAATATTGGAATGGCATTAGGACTTTTGCCCATTACCGGACTTGCACTACCCTTTTTAAGTTATGGTGGTTCGTCTCTACTCTTTTATTTTATTGCGATTGGTATTATACTAAATATTCGTTATAAAAGCGAATGAGCAAACATAAATTAAATATTAAATACCAAATATTAGTTGTCAAAATAAGAAAAAGATTCAAACCTGACACCATCAATATTTCTATTTTTAGTTTTTTATTTTTGTTAATCTATGCTTAACTTAAAACAATTGACCTTAACCGAACTTAAAGCAATGGTCAATAAAATTGGTTGGGAAAATTATCGGGCTCAGCAAATCTTTACTTGGCTTTGGCAAAAAGGAATTACTGAGATTAATCAAATGACAAACCTATCTAAACAAAAACGAGAACAACTTAAAAAAGATTATTATATCAGTTACTTGAAAGTATTAGACAGAAAAATCTCAATTGACGGTGCGCAAAAATTTCTGTTGGAACTGGAAGATAGCAATAAAGTTGAATCAGTCTTCATTCCTGAAGGCAAAAGAAGAACGGTCTGTGTCTCAACTCAAGTCGGCTGTCCTTTACAATGTTCCATCTGTTATACTGGGAAAATCGGTTTTATAAGAAATCTCAAATTTTATGAGATTGCAGACCAAGTGCTCCAAGTTCAATTATTAACTAAGCAAAGAATTACTAATGTTGTTTTTATGGGTATGGGAGAACCGTTTCTTAATTACGAAGAATCCATAAAAGCAATTGAACTTATCAATTCTGATTATGGACTAAATATTGGTGCTCGACATATAACAGTCTCTACTGCCGGAATTGCGGACCGAATTTATGATTTTGCTGAATTTCCTTTACAAGCCAAATTAGCTATCTCCCTTAATGCCACAACCGACGAAATTAGGAACAAAATTATGCCGATTAACAAAAAGTATCCCTTAGAAAAATTATTTGAAGCAATCAGATATTATTCAGCCAAGAAAAAGAAACGAGTAACTTTTGAATATGTGTTGATAAAAGGGGTTAATGACCATTCCAAAGATATTTTGCGATTACAAAGATTAATTGACAAAATCCCTTGCAAGATAAATATTATTCCATTTAATCCTTTCCCCGGTTCTGAATACGAAAGTCCAAGCATTGAACAAACGAAAGCATTTGTTGAGAAACTTTATCCCAAACTACCTTGTGTTACAATTAGAAAAAGCAAAGGAACAGACATTCTTGCAGCTTGTGGTCAATTGGCAGGAAAATCTATTTGAACATAATTAAAAATTTGTGCTTATCTATTTGTTTTTAGCAAAACCTTGTATTACTATCTCTTTAATCGCATCCATAACTTCTTCATTCAATCCTTTTGCCTGCCAAATTTTCTTAATTTCTGTCAAACGCTGAGTTAGTCGCATTGGGTCTTTATGATAAAATTTCTTAAA
Encoded here:
- the rlmN gene encoding 23S rRNA (adenine(2503)-C(2))-methyltransferase RlmN, which encodes MLNLKQLTLTELKAMVNKIGWENYRAQQIFTWLWQKGITEINQMTNLSKQKREQLKKDYYISYLKVLDRKISIDGAQKFLLELEDSNKVESVFIPEGKRRTVCVSTQVGCPLQCSICYTGKIGFIRNLKFYEIADQVLQVQLLTKQRITNVVFMGMGEPFLNYEESIKAIELINSDYGLNIGARHITVSTAGIADRIYDFAEFPLQAKLAISLNATTDEIRNKIMPINKKYPLEKLFEAIRYYSAKKKKRVTFEYVLIKGVNDHSKDILRLQRLIDKIPCKINIIPFNPFPGSEYESPSIEQTKAFVEKLYPKLPCVTIRKSKGTDILAACGQLAGKSI